A portion of the Lolium rigidum isolate FL_2022 chromosome 1, APGP_CSIRO_Lrig_0.1, whole genome shotgun sequence genome contains these proteins:
- the LOC124683561 gene encoding E3 ubiquitin-protein ligase Os06g0535400-like yields MDFPWMDLPFTFLTLLLATRLAYDYYGVVAATFTGSFSLQIFLFYCFARWYNQTMRPRADLLPSTSRQHDDAGGGPPVLTPLLEANSGAGAGAAAAAGTLLANRCLAFVFMVFVPLIIVVFERSQADVVAYGLCLVNIVVMVIWLSPDSAGSMSAAKSFLRLSDDEDDDGGSGGGSAEEDKCCVCLAGMREEQSLRDLPRCGHRFHDKCIGKWLRAGHPTCPVCRALALPPPARYADPLDDSISPV; encoded by the coding sequence atggATTTCCCGTGGATGGACCTGCCCTTCACCTTCCTCACCCTGCTCCTGGCCACCCGCCTCGCCTACGACTACTAcggcgtcgtcgccgccaccTTCACCGGCAGCTTCTCCCTCCAGATCTTCCTCTTCTACTGCTTCGCGCGCTGGTACAACCAGACCATGCGCCCCCGCGCCGACCTGCTCCCCTCCACGTCGCGGCAGCAcgacgacgccggcggcggcccgCCCGTCCTGACCCCGCTGCTGGAGGCGAATTCcggagccggcgccggcgccgccgcggccgcgggGACACTTCTGGCCAACCGCTGCCTCGCCTTCGTATTCATGGTCTTCGTCcccctcatcatcgtcgtcttcgagCGGAGCCAGGCGGACGTCGTGGCCTACGGCCTCTGCCTCGTCAACATCGTCGTCATGGTCATCTGGCTCTCGCCCGACTCCGCGGGCTCCATGTCCGCCGCCAAGTCGTTCCTGAGGCtcagcgacgacgaggacgacgacggcggcagcggcggcggcagcgccgaGGAGGACAAGTGCTGCGTCTGCCTCGCCGGCATGCGGGAGGAGCAGAGCCTCCGGGACCTGCCGCGCTGCGGCCACCGCTTCCACGACAAGTGCATCGGCAAGTGGCTCAGGGCCGGCCACCCGACCTGCCCCGTGTGCCGGGCGCtcgccctgccgccgccggcccgATACGCTGACCCGCTTGATGACTCCATTAGCCCTGTCTAG